A stretch of Lepidochelys kempii isolate rLepKem1 chromosome 14, rLepKem1.hap2, whole genome shotgun sequence DNA encodes these proteins:
- the LOC140897574 gene encoding meteorin-like protein isoform X1, which yields MMYFWPCLGSGLSWEPRSRTVEQVHLRCTEGSLEWLYPARALRVVLEPNLSSTRHTTVCIKPASDFQGASIYVERAGQLHLVVSEAEEARLRHVSCFSAHTPQRVALFLQASPQRDISRRMASFQYELLSNQSAAGPDFQKMALVEAMCRPCDNMELLMAICSSDFVVRGSIQNVSHDPENHMSQVEVSVQKVYRQKNKIFRQDEATGEWRGPIKTLLQCKIQGFMQVVPLQSQGQVQVCRVKSRKSNTSKLVTSKC from the exons ATGATGTATTTTTGGCCTTGCCTTGGCAGTGGTTTAAGTTGGGAACCCCGTTCCCGCACCGTGGAGCAGGTCCACCTACGCTGCACCGAGGGCTCCCTGGAATGGCTGTATCCAGCCCGAGCCCTGCGTGTTGTCCTGGAGCCCAACTTGTCGAGCACCAGACACACCACGGTCTGCATCAAGCCAGCGAGTGACTTCCAGGGTGCCAGCATCTACGTGGAGCGCGCCGGGCAGCTGCACCTGGTGGTGAGCGAAGCCGAGGAGGCGCGGCTGCGCCACGTGTCCTGTTTCAGTGCCCACACGCCACAGCGGGTCGCCCTTTTCCTGCAGGCTAGCCCGCAGAGGGATATCAGCCGCAGGATGGCCAGCTTCCAGTACGAGCTGCTGAGCAACCAGAGTGCGGCGGGCCCTGACTTCCAGAAAATGGCCCTTGTGGAAG CGATGTGCCGTCCTTGTGACAACATGGAGCTTCTGATGGCCATTTGCAGCAGTGATTTTG TCGTGAGAGGATCGATCCAAAATGTTTCCCATGACCCTGAAAATCACATGTCCCAGGTTGAAGTCAGCGTCCAGAAAGTCTACAGgcagaaaaacaaaattttccGACAGGACGAAGCAACTGGTGAATGGAGGGGCCCCATAAAAACCCTGCTGCAGTGCAAG ATACAGGGCTTTATGCAAGTAGTCCCGCTGCAATCACAAGGACAAGTCCAGGTTTGCAGAGTTAAGTCCAGGAAAAGTAATACCTCCAAGCTAGTTACATCCAAATGCTGA
- the LOC140897574 gene encoding meteorin-like protein isoform X2, whose translation MSLGRRLLLLLLLAGSGLEPCAADRCSWKGSGLSWEPRSRTVEQVHLRCTEGSLEWLYPARALRVVLEPNLSSTRHTTVCIKPASDFQGASIYVERAGQLHLVVSEAEEARLRHVSCFSAHTPQRVALFLQASPQRDISRRMASFQYELLSNQSAAGPDFQKMALVEAMCRPCDNMELLMAICSSDFVVRGSIQNVSHDPENHMSQVEVSVQKVYRQKNKIFRQDEATGEWRGPIKTLLQCKVKKGAGDFLFTGNEHFGEAWLGCAPRFKDFNSIYQTARDRGTNPCEFQFS comes from the exons atgtCCCTcgggcggcggctgctgctgctgctgctgctggcggggagcGGGCTGGAGCCCTGCGCCGCCGACCGCTGCAGCTGGAAGGGGAG TGGTTTAAGTTGGGAACCCCGTTCCCGCACCGTGGAGCAGGTCCACCTACGCTGCACCGAGGGCTCCCTGGAATGGCTGTATCCAGCCCGAGCCCTGCGTGTTGTCCTGGAGCCCAACTTGTCGAGCACCAGACACACCACGGTCTGCATCAAGCCAGCGAGTGACTTCCAGGGTGCCAGCATCTACGTGGAGCGCGCCGGGCAGCTGCACCTGGTGGTGAGCGAAGCCGAGGAGGCGCGGCTGCGCCACGTGTCCTGTTTCAGTGCCCACACGCCACAGCGGGTCGCCCTTTTCCTGCAGGCTAGCCCGCAGAGGGATATCAGCCGCAGGATGGCCAGCTTCCAGTACGAGCTGCTGAGCAACCAGAGTGCGGCGGGCCCTGACTTCCAGAAAATGGCCCTTGTGGAAG CGATGTGCCGTCCTTGTGACAACATGGAGCTTCTGATGGCCATTTGCAGCAGTGATTTTG TCGTGAGAGGATCGATCCAAAATGTTTCCCATGACCCTGAAAATCACATGTCCCAGGTTGAAGTCAGCGTCCAGAAAGTCTACAGgcagaaaaacaaaattttccGACAGGACGAAGCAACTGGTGAATGGAGGGGCCCCATAAAAACCCTGCTGCAGTGCAAGGTAAAGAAAGGTGCTGGAGATTTCCTGTTCACTGGCAATGAACATTTTGGAGAAGCTTGGCTGGGCTGTGCCCCTAGATTTAAGGACTTCAATTCTATTTACCAAACAGCCAGAGACAGGGGAACAAACCCATGTGAGTTTCAGTTTAGCTGA